A region from the Rheinheimera mangrovi genome encodes:
- a CDS encoding sugar MFS transporter has protein sequence MQSVQSAEVQSSGTPISSWALPALTFLFFIWGFITCLNDILIPHLKAVFDLTYTQAMLIQFCFFGAYFVVSLPAGALINKLGYQKGIVIGLAIAGFGTLNFIPAASFHSYGWFLAALFVLASGITILQVAANPYVTVLGNPKTASSRLTMTQAFNSLGTTVAPLIGAALILSQLDSTEGADAVQLPYLVLTIALFAVAFIFSRLNLPVVENTTAAEKISFKALMPYTHLWLGALGIFMYVGAEVAIGSVMVNFIALPEITGLAEAEAAHYVAWYWGGAMVGRFVGALLMQRINAGLLLAIHAAAAMLLLVLVITGQGQLALFALLLVGIANSIMFPTIFSLALHGLGKYTSQGAGLLCLAIVGGALVPVAQGMLADSFGLALSFVLPVFCYIYICYFGLRSRKVTS, from the coding sequence ATGCAAAGTGTTCAAAGCGCCGAAGTGCAAAGCTCCGGCACACCAATCAGCAGCTGGGCTTTACCTGCTCTTACATTTTTATTTTTTATCTGGGGTTTTATTACCTGTCTGAATGACATTTTAATCCCACATTTAAAAGCCGTGTTCGACCTGACTTACACTCAGGCTATGTTGATCCAATTCTGCTTTTTTGGCGCTTATTTTGTGGTGTCTTTACCTGCAGGTGCGCTGATCAATAAGCTGGGTTATCAAAAAGGTATAGTGATAGGTTTAGCTATTGCAGGCTTTGGCACGCTGAACTTTATTCCAGCGGCCAGCTTTCATAGTTATGGCTGGTTTTTAGCCGCATTATTTGTGCTGGCCTCCGGAATTACCATTTTGCAGGTTGCAGCCAACCCTTATGTCACTGTGCTGGGTAATCCAAAAACAGCCTCCAGTCGCCTGACTATGACCCAGGCTTTTAACTCTTTGGGTACCACAGTAGCTCCGCTGATTGGTGCAGCATTAATCCTGAGTCAGCTCGACAGCACCGAAGGTGCAGATGCAGTGCAGCTGCCTTATCTGGTTCTGACCATTGCCTTATTCGCTGTAGCTTTTATCTTTTCACGTCTGAACTTACCTGTTGTTGAAAACACCACAGCAGCGGAAAAAATTTCTTTTAAAGCTTTAATGCCATATACCCACTTATGGTTAGGTGCTTTAGGTATTTTTATGTATGTGGGTGCAGAAGTGGCGATAGGTTCAGTGATGGTCAACTTTATTGCATTACCTGAAATCACAGGTTTGGCAGAAGCCGAAGCGGCACACTATGTCGCCTGGTATTGGGGTGGAGCTATGGTCGGCCGTTTTGTTGGGGCTTTGCTGATGCAACGTATCAACGCTGGTTTATTGCTGGCCATTCACGCTGCAGCGGCCATGTTATTGCTGGTACTGGTCATCACAGGTCAGGGTCAACTGGCGTTATTTGCACTACTGCTCGTTGGTATCGCTAACTCCATTATGTTCCCGACTATTTTTAGTCTCGCTTTACATGGCTTAGGCAAATACACCAGTCAAGGCGCAGGTTTATTGTGTTTGGCCATAGTAGGCGGAGCTTTAGTGCCTGTAGCTCAGGGCATGCTGGCCGACTCTTTTGGCCTGGCTTTATCTTTTGTGTTGCCGGTATTTTGTTATATCTACATCTGCTACTTCGGTTTACGTAGTCGCAAAGTGACGAGTTAA